A window of Thiocapsa bogorovii genomic DNA:
AGCGCTTCGCTCAGGAAGGCCCGCGGGGCCACGAGATGCACCACCGCGAGGTCGAGTCCGGTCCAACACAATTCCAACGCGCCGCTGCGTGCGAGCAATGGGGTCAACTGCCGACGCAGCGGGCGGGACTGCTCGGAGTCGACCTTGCGGCAGTCGACCCCGCAGGCGGCCAGCAAGCGGCAGAGCGCCGGGGCCTCGTCGCTCGGCTCGGCCAGGGTTAGGATCAAGGGGCGGTAGCGGCTCATGGCCGCCGCCAGTGCGGTCGCGTCCAGCGCGCCGCCCAACAGCGGCAAGGCCGGCTCCAGATCCGGCGCGGTCCCGAGCAAACGTTGCTCCAGATCCAGTCCGAAGCGCTCGAAGCGTTGGATCACCTGCGAATCGACCTCCTTCGGCATGAAGGACTCGTCGATTCGCTCCCCGGCCCAGTAGAGCCTCAAGACGGGAAGACTGAGATCCAGCCGTGCCCGTTCCCATTGGTCCAGCGAGGCCGGATCCGGCATCGGCGTGCGTGCATCCGCGAAGGGGTCGGCCAGCAGATCCTGCGGGTGCAGCCGATAGTGCGTGGTGTTGTCGAGGATCGACCACAGCCGGGGCACCAGACACACCCGCAACTCCTCGGCGAGGCGCAACGCCAGCATCGGCCCGTGGCGGGCCAAGGCAAGCCGCACATCCAGGACGCACAGCCAGCCCTTGGTGTCGACCGTGACCTGAAACGGCGGGAGCGGACCCATGGCGCAGCTCCGAGGTCAAGCACTTAGGAGGCGAGCGCCAGGGAGGGCTTGCGCTTCTTCAGCCCCAGTGTCGAGCGCATGGCGCTGCCGACACCCGGGAAGGCGCGGCCCTCGGCGGTCATGCGGTAGGCGGCGATCCAGGCTTCGGCATGCGCGCCGAAGGGGCGTGCTTCGGCGCGGAAGACCAGCGGGTCGGCGGTCGTCTCGAAGTCCTGATCCGCGATCCATTGCAGGATGCGCCTGCCGCTCTCGGCCATCTTGGCCCGCTGCGAGAGCTCCGCCATGCCGCCGAGGTGACGGTTGGAGACCACCTCGATCACGTCCCACTTGGTGTTGGCGTCGAACGCCTTCTTGATGTCGGGCTGATCGAACAGATCGAGCAGGGTGCTCAGGTAGTGGCCCGTCTCGTGGGTCAGCGCCAGGATGTTGCCGTAGCTCGCGCGATCCAACGCGAAACGCAGATCGGTGCCGAGCCGCTGAATGCTCGCCAGATTGCCGAAGGGCCGGTCGTCGATGTCCTGCGAACCGCGGATCACCTCCCCGACGGTCATATCCCGGAAATACTGAGCCATCGCCGCCATGAAGGCGACGAGCTGGCGGTGGAAGCCCTGGTTGACCACCGCCCCGGCCGGTGCCGGTGCGCTGCCGTAGTTGAAAACGCGTCGATAGGCGATCATGCGATCGCGCAACGCATAGCGCAGCGGCTTCCATTTTTCCAGGATGTAGAGCGACCGCGCGCCCGGCCCGCGCTGCACCCGCATCCGCCCGAGTTGGAAGAGCTGACGCAGCACATCGGCCACCTGAAACGCCTTCATGCGCTCGTGCTGATAGATGAAGTACAGCTCGGCGGCGGCATGGAGCTGGCTGGGGATGACCGACTCGTCGAAATCCGGCACCAGATGCGCGTAGGGTAGTTCCCCGAACGGCAGAACGCCCTTCGCACCGAACCCGATCAGGTCGGCGAAGCCGAAAGTGGAATCGCCCGACGCCCCTTTCTGGAGTTCGCCGAAGCGTTTCTCGAACTCGCCTTCGAGGTTCTTGCGTTCCTCCGGCGGCAACTGCTCGAGCTGCTCACGCAGAAAGCGCTGCCACAGGCGGGTGATGGTTTCGTAGTTTTCGTAGGCCATGGGTAATCTCCTCAATCAGAAGGCGCCATTCCGGGCCGAAAGCGGCGGAATGCCCGGGCAGACGTCGGCCGTGCAGTGCCGGGAGGTGTCCAAGGCGTTCGATTCGGGCACCATGGCCGTCTTTCCTCAGCTCAATGTTTTCTCGATGTTGTTGATTGCGGACGCGATCCAGCGTAGCAAGCCGCCGACCGTCAAGACGCCTTCGATGCTGTTCTTGCCTTGAATGACGACGAGTCGGCGATAGCCCGTCCTCGAGAATTTCGAGAGGGCGTCGCGGACGGTGTCCTTGGCATCGATGCACTCGCACTGGCTGATCTTGGTGGCCCATTTGGTGACCGGATCGCTGCCCGCCTGCTGACCGATCGCAGTCATGCATTGGGACGGCGTAATCATTGCGATGACGTTCCTCTTCGGATCCGAGACGAAAACCGTGGCAACCCTTTGGCCGACCATCGTGTCGACCGCGTCACCGACGCTTCGGCCGTCGTCGACCGCGATGACGCGAGACTGTCGATTCGGCTGAAAGACCTGGCTGATGGGCACATCCAGAAGCTGTGTTTGAAATAGCTTCCGCACATCCAGCTTCGGACGGCTCGTTACCGCGTTCGTTAGATCTTCCATCCGTTTGTGATAGAGCGTCCGTGCAGCGGGTGTTTTGTTGGGCATGAGTCATCCTCCTCGAGGCGCGCCGCGCCGCGGACCGTTCGTCGATCAATCGCAGTCACCGGTATCGGGGACATCATTCGCCAAGGCGTTGAGGCTCGATTCATGGTGAGGCGGCACCGGGATGCAGGGTTCCGGGCACTCGTCCGGTAGGCTGATATCGAGACCGCGTACGCTTTCGATCGCGCGCTCGACCAGGTCGCGGACCCCTTCGAGTACCGGATCGGTCAGTGAGCAGGAGGGTGCCATGGTGCGCAAGAGGCTCTCCCAGTGCATTTCGTTGTCTCGCTGTAGGCAGAGCTCTTGGTGGATCGCCCGGAGGTCGTAGTTGGATAGCCCGGATGTGGGCTGCCCGTTGAACCAGAGTTGGTCTCGACTTGCCTTGAGGACCTTTTCCAGATTGCTGTCGGACGGGATGCAGGAAGCCACGGCGCTTCTGCTGCCCGAGGGGCCCTTCAGATATTCCTCGATCACCACGGCATAGGCCGCTGCTCGCTGCTCCGGCTCGCTCTTACCATCGGCGTCGGCTCCCATGGCGTATAGATCGATTGCCCGATCCAGGTCGTAGACGATCTTGTCCAGCATGACTTGGCAGAGGGTGCGGTCTTGGGCGCAGTCGCAGCCGAGGTAGCAATCCGCCATCTCGGCCAGGCGTCCGCGCAAGGCGATGATCTCGAGCAGGCGGAACGTGCCGTTGTCCGGTCCGCCCGTGCCGTAAAGGCCATAGAAGACGATTGGTGGTCGGGCGACGAACAGCAGCCGGTAGCCGCTCGCATTGAAGTTGAAGGCATCCAAGAACAACTGGACGGCCGTTAGGTAGGCGCTGAGTGGCGGGGACGCGGGCGCGACTAGGTTGCGACTGACTCGGATCAGCCTCCGAAAGCGGCCGAGGGTGAGATGCGCCGTCGCCCCGAGTGCACGCAGATCATCGGACGATCCGGCGGTCGCATGATGGATGAGCTGGTCCAGGCTGCGTGCGACGTCGATCTCCTGGAACAAGCTGCGAAGGTCCGTCTGACCGGCGGCGTCCAATCGACTCAGAAATTGCTGGTAGGCCAACAATCCGCGTGGCCAGTCGTTCGGCCCGTAGCTGCTCTGGGTGGTTCCGACGAAGTTGCGCAGGGCGTGAATGATCGCGTCGCGACGCGCCTGCAGCTCGCTTGCCGGTGCTTGGATCAGGAAGCGCCCCGCATAGCCGATCCTCGAAAGCGCTTCTCCCATCTGGACCAGGATCACCCCAGCAACCTCGTCCAGACTCTTCGCCAACTGTCTATAGTGAACGCTGAGATTGGGGGTCAGGGCACCGACGTAGCGGGCCACGCGGGCGTATTCCCCGAGTAGACGGCGTGCACCCATGGCTCTGTCGCGCTGCCAGGGATCGAGCGCGAAGCGAGCGGCGTTCGTGCCCTCGTTGATCACCTCGCGCAAGGTGTGAGACCAGCCGCGCAGCTCGGGGTGGATATCCTTCAGCAGGGCATTTGTCGTCAACGCTGTGAGATCCTGCTCGACATCGCCGCGGGCCTGGCGTAGCTCCGCGGACGTGGATGTGTCGACAGCAGTCTGTGTCTCGATCCGTGCGACCTTGAAGAACGGCAGGCCGGCGGCCTCCTGATCCAGCGCGGCTTGTTCGTCGGCATACCGCGCGCGCAGTGCATTGGAGATGGCCTCCGGGTCACGCGGATCGGTGACGCGCAGGTGACGGCGGATCAGGTTGTCCAAGGCGACGGCCGCCTGCGAGCGCTCGGCGGGGAGCGGACTGGTGTTGGTCTGTTGGCTCATGGTCTCACCTCGATGTTCAGGCGGCGATTGCCAGTGGGTCGTGTGCAACGGCGCTCGGGGCCTTGGACGGTTTGGATAGATGACGAATGACGAGGTCGGAGAGCGGGCCGGCCGAGGCGCCCCTGCCCAGTGCGTAGCGGCTGGCACTGACCAGGAAACGCGGCGGCAGATCGGCCGGAATTCGATTGTTCGCCAGCGCTTTGGCGCCGTCGCGGATGGCGCGCTCGTCCTCCCTGCGGAAGAGGATGACGTCCGCCAGCGCCCGCTGCGCCAGCCCGCGCCGGGTTTGGAAGGCGACCTCGTCGACCACGGCGGGGATGACGCCGTCGGCGCTCGAGAGTAGGACCGTGGGGATTCGGTGGCCGCGCGGGAGCCGGTAGAGGGTCTTCCAGACCTCTCGCACCCGACCGGCCTCGGCGTCGAATCCCATCCGCGCCAACATCTCCGCAAGGATCAACGCGCGCAGATACCCGGTCGGATGCGCGCCGCCCGGCTGGTAGGTCACCGTCCGTTGAGCAGGATGGGCGAGGAAGTCCAACATGCCCCAGGCCGCCGCCGGTCCGCCGAGGAGGAGGGCCGCCAAGTCTGCGAAGATCTCCTTGTGCCAGCGCCGGTAGATGCTCCCGACCAGGGCGGGCGCATTGGTCCGCGCCAGGCGCCGGACGACGGCATCCTGGTTCTCCTGCCAGAGCCCCAGGTCGGCCTGCAGGTTGTGCGACACCTCATGGAGAAAGACCGCCTGCCAGGGGTTGTCGCGGTCCCACGGGATGCGGATCAACGGAAAGGGGTTGGGCTCGCCGAGCAGCCGAGACAGGGCGATGCCGCGGCGCGTGGTCGCGGGGGAGTAGCCGTGCTCCATATAGGTCAGGGGCTTCAGCAGGGGGCCGCGAAAGACCAGGGGCGCGGCACGGCGCACGGCGGCGTAGCAGTCCATGGCGATGGCGTCATGAGCCGCCAGCGCCGGAGCAAAGGCCGATCCGCGTTGGCTGAAGACCTCGAAGAACATGCCGAAGGCGCGTCGTGCACGGTCGATCTCGCGCTCCACCAGGGCCAAATAGACCAGCACTTGATGAGGCGAGGATGCACGCCAGTGCTGTTTCAGGAACGCCACCCGCGCCGCGACCTGCCGGTCGATTTCGCGCAGACGCCGATTGGCCGCTGCGAAATGCGCAGCCGAGGGGGCGTAGGGTCGATCCTGTGCCCGCAACCCGACCCGCTCGGGCGTAAGGTTCGACAGACGACGCGCCCTCGCGATCAGCGTTTGGACCTTGTCCTGTAGGAAGGGTCGTACCGTTGCGGGCATGGTCATCGTCGTGTCTCCGCTCGAGCGGCCGGGTTACTGGCGTCCCTATTGGTACGCCCAACGCACGCAACGGCGACGCATCCCGCTCTTCGGCCGAGCCGCGCGCGCGGCCGCGCGCCGCACTTGCCGTGGATCGGCCATGGTGCGATAGGTGTTGCGCGCGAGTTGTCGGACCGCGGTTTGACCGGTCACGGGCCGACCTTGCGCCACTTGCCGCGCGATATCGGCCCCGGTCTTGCGCACCACCGTGCCGGCCGTGCGCAGCAACTGCCGGGCCGCCGGGTTCGCATGGACCGCCTGCGCGGTCCCCGCGAGGCCACGGATCAGCTGAGGCGCGACCCGCATGATGGCTTGACCGGCTTGGGGGAGGAGGCGGGCGGCCAAGGGCACCAGTGCGCCCAAGAAGGCCTCGGCCTCGGCCTCGTCTTCGGCCTCTGCGGCGAGGGCCGCGAACTGATCCATTTGATCAGGGAGGAGCCCCGACAATCCGCCGCCGACAGTGTTGCCGAGAATTCCACCGGCCAAGGCGCCCCCGGGGCCACCGAGACCCAGGCCGATGGCAGTTCCGGCTGCCGTTCCGGTGCCCTGGATCGCTCCGCGTGCGGCATTCAGGGCGACGCGCCGCTGCACGGAGCCTGGTCGGGTCAACCAGCCCCAAGCGCTACCGAGGAATTCGTCATCCTCGAAGAGGTCGTCCTCGTCGAAGACATCGAAATCCAAACCGGCATCCCAGTCGTCGAAAGCATCGGCTTCGAGCAGGTCGTAAGCATCGTACATGGCGGTTCTCCTGCCGGTTCGAGCGGCTCAGGCGGCGCTGATGGTGATGCGGGCCGGACCTTGGATGACGTAGGTGCGCGGGCGGACAAGTCGCCTACGCGCCACGGTCGAGATCCGCTGCCGCGCGATCGGTGAGGGCCGGGCGAGCTTTCGGGTCATGGACGGGCTGCGCGCGACCTTGGCCGCGGTGCGACGCACCGCCTTCACTGCGGTTGCCGGAGATGCCGCCTTGGCCGCGGCGGTTCGCTTGACGCTCTTGGCGATTTTGGGCATCGCCCTAACAGCGGCCGGTCCGCGGGTGTTGGTGAGGCTCTTGGCGGCGCGCGACATCTGTTTGACGACCTGCTTGCGGGCCGACGGCGAGAGTCGGGCGGCCTTGGACTTGAGCACTGTGCGTGCGGTCAGGCCGGCGACGATCGGCAGGGCTCGCGGATCCCGTGCGGCCAATTCGGCGAAGGCGTCGAGTGCCTCTTCCTCGCTGGCACCCTCGGCCCGGAGGCGCTGCACCAGGTTGGCGCCTTGGCCAACCAGACCGGCCACGCCACCGACGGCCTGGGCGTAGGGGTGCGGGATCAGGCTGGCCACTTGGGACACGCCGCGGGCGATGTTCCCGACCATGGGGGCCGCACGGCGCACGGCCTTGAACACGCGCCCGCCGACCTTTTTCAAGCCCTTGAGTAAACGTCCGAAGAACTCGTCGGCATCCTCCGCGCCCAGCGCGTAGGCCATGACGTCCTCGAGCGCATCCTCGGCGTCCTCGTAGTCGTCTTCGTAGCCTTCGAATCCATCGTCGAATTCGTCGTAGGCCTCGAAGTCGTCCATCGCCTCGAGGTCGAAGTAGGACTCGTCGTCGTAGGCCTCCGCCTCCATGCCCTCGGCAAAGTCATCTTCGAACTCGTCCTCGAACTCGTCCATGCCGAGGTCTTCGAACTCGTCGCCCATCAATGCGGCCCCTTCGGCCTCTCCGGCTGCGAAGTCGTCGTAGAGATCGTCTTCGAATGCACCCATGGCGCTGCCTCCTCATCGAGGTTTCTCGGATGTTCAGGAATCCTTCGGAAGCGGACCCCCCGTATCTCGATCGACAAGGGGATCGACAAGGGCGCCGGCTTTCCGGACGCGACCCGGTGTCGCTGATGCAAGGGTGGCTCGTGCTCAGCAATCGCGCTAGGTGCACGTTTTTGGGCGCTTTTTTGAAGGCGTCCGTTTGTGCTACGGGAAAGTGCGGAGCACGCCGCAGGTGTCTCATGGAAGGCGGCGGAGCGATTCAACGGGGATTTCGCGCGTTGCACGGAGAAAATTCGAGCGCAGTCGGTATACCATCGGCAGATCCTATTTCCCCTCGAGAAGCTCCCGTCATGGATCTGCGCGTCCTCTGCCTCGCCCTCATGCTGATGCCCTCGGTGCAGGCCGCGGATGTCCCCGTCGAAGCCGCATCCGGATCCGCGGCAGCAGATCCGCATCTGGACCCGGAGCGGGCACAGCGGGGCTACACGGGCGCCGCGGTCTGCGCGGAGTGCCACCAAGCGGAGTTTGATCTCTGGAAGGGTTCCGACCATGACCATGCAATGACGGAGGCTACGCCGGAGACCGTCCTCGGCGACTTCGACGACGCCGAGATCGAGGCGCACGGCGTCAAGTCCCGTTTCTTTCGTCGCGACGAGGCTTTCTTCGTGCAGACCGACGGACCCGACGGGGAGCTTCGGGACTATCCGATCCGCTACACCTTCGGCTGGTTTCCGCTGCAGCAATATCTGATCGAGTTTCCGGGCGGGCGACTCCAGGCGCTCGGGCTGGCTTGGGATGCGCGTCCGCCGGAGCAGGGCGGCCAGCGCTGGTTCCATCTCTATCCAGACGCCGACCCCGATGCGCCGATGGACCACGACAACCCGCTGCATTGGACAGCCGCAGACCAGACCTGGAACTATCAATGCGCGGACTGCCATTCGACGGATCTTCAGAAGCGCTACGACGCCGAGCAACAGGTCTATGACACCCGCTATGCCGAGATCAACGTCGCCTGCGAGGCCTGCCACGGACCCGGTGCCCGTCACGTCGAATGGGCCAAGGCGAAGGCCGCCGGAGACAACGCCGAGTCGGCTGCGGCGACCGATGCCGCCGGCCGCGGTCTGCTGGTCGATCTCAAAGATCGCGACGGCGGTGTCTGGCAGATCAATCCCGAGACGGGTAAGCCGGCGCGATCCGTGACCCGTTCGCCTCAAGGTGGCCCCCATGTCCAGACCGAGACGTGCGCCCGCTGTCACTCCAGGCGCGGGCGTATCCAGGACGAGCTGACCCCCGGAGAACCCCTGCATGAGGGTTTCCGACTCGCCCTGCTCGATCCCGCGCTCTACTTCCCGGATGGCCAGATCAAGGACGAGGTCTTCGTCCATGGCTCCTTTATCCAGAGCCGGATGTACCATCAAGGGGTCGTCTGCATCGACTGCCACGAGCCCCACAGCCTCAAGCTGCATGCCGACGGCAACGCCGTCTGTGCCCGCTGCCATACGGCCACCCGTTACGATTCACCCGAGCACCATCACCACCCGGCCGGCTCGACCGGTGCCGCGTGCGTGGCCTGTCACATGCCCCAGCGCTACTACATGGTCGTGGACGAGCGCGCCGATCACAGCCTGCGCGTGCCGCGGCCGGATCTGTCCCTGAAGCTTGGCACCCCCAATGCCTGCAACGCCTGTCATCAGGACAAGGATGCCGCCTGGGCGGTGAACGCGGTGGAGACCTGGTATCCGGACCCGGCGTATCGGGGGCCCCACTTCGGCGAGGCGCTGCACGCGGCCGACACCAATGCCGCGGATGCGACCGCGCGTCTGCTCGCACTCGCGGCAGACCCGCAACAGCCGGCCATCGCCCGCGCCAGCGCCCTGGCACGCCTCCGCGACCACCCGGATCCGACTGCACTCATGACCGTGCGACGACTGTTGGCCGATCCGCAGGCGCTGGTGCGCGCGAAAGCGGTGCGTGTCCTGGACCTTGCGGACCTGCAGACGCGGGTCGAGCTGGCCTGGCCGTTGCTGTCCGATCCGGCGCTCACGGTGAGGCTGGAGGCCGCTCGCGTCCTGGCGCCCGTGATGAGGCAAGGGATCGGGGGCGAGCTGGCGGAGCGTCTGAGTGCCGCCTTGGAGGCGTACGCGATCGCGGAGATGGTGAATGCCGACCGACCCGAGGCGCATCTGAATCTTGGTCTGCTGGCGTTCGAGGCCGGCGAGCCCGTCATGGCCGAGCAGGCGTACCGCAACGCCTTGAGCCTCGATCGGAGGTTCACCCCGGCACGGGTGAATCTGGCCGACCTCTATCGGGCGCTGGGCCGCGAGTCCGAGGCCGAGGCGGAGTTGATGGCCGGGCTTGCGGCCGAGCCCGTCACGCTGTCCGAGCGCGCCGACCTGCACTACGCGCTGGGTCTTGCGCAGGTCCGCTCGCAGCGGCTCGACGCGGCCGTCGAAGCGCTGGCCCGTGCCGCCGAGCTGTCCCCGCAGAACAATCGCTATGCCTATGTCTACGCCGTGGCACTCGACAGTGCCGATCGGACCCCGGAGGCCGTCTCCGTGCTGGAAGCCGCCCGAGAGCGCTTCCCGAGCGATCGCGATATCCTGATTGCCCTCATCCAATACAACGCCAAGCTCGAGCGAGCGGATGCCGCCGAGCGCTGGCTTGAGATACTCCGCGTCCAAGCCCCGGGCGACCCCGTTCTCATGCAGCTCGAAGGGCAGATCGAACCTCTGCGGGATCCCGGTCAAACGCGGACTCCGCCCGGCGGATGACCCGGCGCGGCTCGAACCTATTGCAGCACCGCGGGGACCGCCACGGCGCTGATCTCCTCGTCGCTGTCCGCCGTTCCGGTCATCACCAGTACCGAGCCGGTGGTGCCGACGCGCAGGTCCACGCCGTCGGGGATCTGCTCCAGGTGAACGCGTACAGGAATCCGCTGGGCGAGGCGAATCCACTCGAAGGTCGGGCTGACGGTGGGCAGCAGGTCGTTGCCGGTGCCGCCGTCGCTCTGGGAGATGCCCCAGCCGATGCTGTCGACCCGGCCCTGCAGCGGGCGGTCCGGATAGCTCATCAGGGTGATGACGGCGCGATCACCCGGGGCGACGCGCTCGATCATGGTCTCGCGGAAGTAGCCGTGCACCCAGAAGCTGGCGGTGTCCACCAGCGCCAGGGCCGGCTGGTTGGCCACCGCCTGGCTGCCCAGGCGCAGGTTCAGGTTGGTGACATAGCCGTCCACGGATGCCTCCACCCGGGTGAAGTCCAGGTTCAGCTTGGCGGTCTCCAGCGCCGCCTTGGCGCCGCGCAGTTGGGCGTTGTCCTCGCCGGAGGCGCCGCGATCAGCCTTGGCCCGGGCCAGGTCTGCCTTGGCCTGCAGCAGCGCGGCGGTGGCCTGGGTGCGCTGGGCCTGGGCCTTGGCCAGATCGGCCCGCGCCACGTTGAAAGCCGCCTCGGCCTCGTCGAAGGTGCGCTTGGCCACATCGCCTTTGGCAATGAGCTGCTTCGCGCGCTCGAAATCCTTACCGGCCTTCTCCAACGTCGCCTCGGCGCTGGCCACCAGCGAATCCGCCTGCGGCAGACCGGTCTTGGATTGCTCCACCGCGGCCTCAGCCGCGTCGACCTGGGCGCCCAGGTTGTCGAGCCGATCCAACGTTTCGTCCAGGCTGGCCTTGGCTTGGTCCAGGGCCGCCTGGTAGGTGCGCGGGTCGATCTCGAACAGCAGGTCGCCGGCCTTGACGAACTGGTTGTCCTTGATCGGCAGCGACACGATGGGGCCGGACACCCGCGGCGCCACGCGGATGACGTTGGCGCGCACCTGGCCGTCGCGGGTCCAGGGGTTGACGACATAGTCCCAGTACTTCCAGACGACCAGCAGCACGGCCACCAGGACCACGGCGCCGGTCAGGCCATAGCGCAGCAACGCAGGGGTTTTGTTCATGACGGGATGACGAAGGTTCCGATGAGGACGGTGTAGATCACCACCAGCGCGAGCAGCACGAGCGGCGGGTAGAAGAAGAAGCGCGAGAGCCGGAAGCGGTTCAGCAGGTGCGCCGTGAGCCAGGCCAGCACCATCCCCAGCAGGGTCGCGATGAGCATGGGCGGGAGGTAGACGTCGCCGATGGCAAATTCGCTCGGGATCAGGTTCATGCCTAGCCCTGTCATGTCAGAAACGCGCCTCGCGCAGCCGCGACCAGTCGATGGTCGGCACCTGGCCGGCGAAGGCCACCAGCGCCTCGGACACACCGCGATGGGCGCCCAGAAGGCGGTACATGTTCTCGCCGTCTTCGACGGACAGACGGCTGCCCTCGCCGTCAAGAGCGGCCTCGATGTGCGCTTCCAGCTGCGCGAGCTTCGCATCGAGGCGTGCGCGAAAATCCGCGCTATCCGCGGCCTCCGGGTCGACTGCGAGGCGGTCGAAGATCCCCTGGACACTGATGCGCCAGCCGCGCACGTCCTCGCGCAGCGCCCGCACCATGGCCTCGGATTGGCGCGCGTCGCGGGCGCGCATCAACGTCTGCAGCCGGTCGCTGATCGCCTGCACGCTGGTGACCAGGTCCTGCACCCTAGCCGGCGTCGTGGACCCGAGGGCCGCCGGCGGCAGGGCGTGCGCCCAGGCCGCGAGCTTGCCGGGCGCCGTCGCCACCTCGCTCAGGTGGTGCGCCTTGCGCCAGCGCTGCAGGCGCGAGGGCGCACGCTCGCGCGACCAGCCGGTGGTGGACATCAATAACGCGCTGCTGCGCAGGAACCGGCGCAGGATCGCCTGGAAGCGGTCCTCGGGGCGCAGCGACACGGGGAAGTACTGCGTGATTGCGAGACTGCCCAGGATCATCGAGAACACCATGGCCAGGTTGGCGACGGTGAGGAAGCTGTAGTGCTGCGGCACATCGATGGATACCAGCACCATGAAAAAGGCGAGCCCGAAGTAGCGCTTCAGCAGATGCCGCGGGGAATAGAGCAGGTAGACCAGGGAGAACACGGTGACGAACAGCATGGTGCCGAGGCCGAGAAAGCTCGACAGGTGCGGCATGACGAAGATGTGCGCAACGGCGCCGAGCACGATGCCGAAGGCCATGGGCCAGAGGAAGACGCGGACGGGGATCTGCGGATGCGCGGCCAGCAGCATCACGAACACGGCGCTGACGATGACCAGAGCGCTGGCGACGGGCAGGTCCGGCACGTAGATGAAGAGCAGCAGCGTCAGCCAGAGCACCGTGGTCTGCCGCAGC
This region includes:
- a CDS encoding CBS domain-containing protein, giving the protein MPNKTPAARTLYHKRMEDLTNAVTSRPKLDVRKLFQTQLLDVPISQVFQPNRQSRVIAVDDGRSVGDAVDTMVGQRVATVFVSDPKRNVIAMITPSQCMTAIGQQAGSDPVTKWATKISQCECIDAKDTVRDALSKFSRTGYRRLVVIQGKNSIEGVLTVGGLLRWIASAINNIEKTLS
- a CDS encoding tetratricopeptide repeat protein gives rise to the protein MDLRVLCLALMLMPSVQAADVPVEAASGSAAADPHLDPERAQRGYTGAAVCAECHQAEFDLWKGSDHDHAMTEATPETVLGDFDDAEIEAHGVKSRFFRRDEAFFVQTDGPDGELRDYPIRYTFGWFPLQQYLIEFPGGRLQALGLAWDARPPEQGGQRWFHLYPDADPDAPMDHDNPLHWTAADQTWNYQCADCHSTDLQKRYDAEQQVYDTRYAEINVACEACHGPGARHVEWAKAKAAGDNAESAAATDAAGRGLLVDLKDRDGGVWQINPETGKPARSVTRSPQGGPHVQTETCARCHSRRGRIQDELTPGEPLHEGFRLALLDPALYFPDGQIKDEVFVHGSFIQSRMYHQGVVCIDCHEPHSLKLHADGNAVCARCHTATRYDSPEHHHHPAGSTGAACVACHMPQRYYMVVDERADHSLRVPRPDLSLKLGTPNACNACHQDKDAAWAVNAVETWYPDPAYRGPHFGEALHAADTNAADATARLLALAADPQQPAIARASALARLRDHPDPTALMTVRRLLADPQALVRAKAVRVLDLADLQTRVELAWPLLSDPALTVRLEAARVLAPVMRQGIGGELAERLSAALEAYAIAEMVNADRPEAHLNLGLLAFEAGEPVMAEQAYRNALSLDRRFTPARVNLADLYRALGRESEAEAELMAGLAAEPVTLSERADLHYALGLAQVRSQRLDAAVEALARAAELSPQNNRYAYVYAVALDSADRTPEAVSVLEAARERFPSDRDILIALIQYNAKLERADAAERWLEILRVQAPGDPVLMQLEGQIEPLRDPGQTRTPPGG
- a CDS encoding HlyD family secretion protein; the encoded protein is MNKTPALLRYGLTGAVVLVAVLLVVWKYWDYVVNPWTRDGQVRANVIRVAPRVSGPIVSLPIKDNQFVKAGDLLFEIDPRTYQAALDQAKASLDETLDRLDNLGAQVDAAEAAVEQSKTGLPQADSLVASAEATLEKAGKDFERAKQLIAKGDVAKRTFDEAEAAFNVARADLAKAQAQRTQATAALLQAKADLARAKADRGASGEDNAQLRGAKAALETAKLNLDFTRVEASVDGYVTNLNLRLGSQAVANQPALALVDTASFWVHGYFRETMIERVAPGDRAVITLMSYPDRPLQGRVDSIGWGISQSDGGTGNDLLPTVSPTFEWIRLAQRIPVRVHLEQIPDGVDLRVGTTGSVLVMTGTADSDEEISAVAVPAVLQ
- a CDS encoding DUF1656 domain-containing protein, giving the protein MTGLGMNLIPSEFAIGDVYLPPMLIATLLGMVLAWLTAHLLNRFRLSRFFFYPPLVLLALVVIYTVLIGTFVIPS